One stretch of Columba livia isolate bColLiv1 breed racing homer chromosome 29, bColLiv1.pat.W.v2, whole genome shotgun sequence DNA includes these proteins:
- the MARS1 gene encoding methionine--tRNA ligase, cytoplasmic isoform X1, producing MRLRVAPGGPAALKVLAAAGAAAAPVRLVWGDPSERPLASPSAPWLPALELDSGTVLFSPNAICQFFFLARGEEPTDLTNQWLEWEATELQPAASAALYAQLVHGQKGLEALEPLGQLLEHIEQDLSSRGTAYLAGDTQSVADVVVWGALFPVLQDETGLPSELPALRTWFQNMTLSEACRKAAGSVLMPEALLEFKSYLQKHPPPCLATGRATSNAPEAQPGAGTGHRGAGGHGHADPHWDQPSPQGDGPERALSEEEIAAAVAAWARGAAALPGPWKPQQPVLPVHGRRNVLITSALPYVNNVPHLGNIIGCVLSADTFARYCRLRNWNTLYVCGTDEYGTATETKAMEEGLTPQEICDKYNAIHADIYRWFDISFDYFGRTTTPHQTRIAQDIFQRLLARGFLLQDTVEQLRCEGCQRFLADRFVEGTCPFCNYEEARGDQCDKCGKLINAVELKNPQCKLCGGVPVVKTTQHLFLDLPKLQERLEPWLEQSLATGDWTANARYITRSWIRDGLKPRCITRDLKWGTPVPLDGFQDKVFYVWFDAPIGYLSITANYTEQWERWWKNPQQVELYNFMAKDNVPFHSVIFPCSLLGADDNYTLVNHLIATEYLNYEDGKFSKSRGVGVFGDMAKDTGIPADIWRFYLLSVRPEGQDSAFSWGDLMLKNNSELLNNLGNFINRAGMFVCKFFGGVVPDMVLTPDDERLLARVTLELRQYHQLLERVRIRDALRCILSISRHGNQYIQVNEPWKRIKGDEKDRQRAGTVTGVAVNVASALAVMLQPYMPSVSVAIQGQLRIPPERFILSRDFTCTLPAGHRVGTVSPLFQKLENDQVEALRKRFGGGQPEDLAVKPQAKQTHPAPAALVAPGDPQLIQELTEKVAEQGNYVRQLKANKAEKAEVDTEVAKLLELKKQLLQAEGKSPEVPVPKGKRKK from the exons ATGCGGCTGCGGGTGGCGCCGGGCGGCCCGGCCGCGCTGAAGGTGCTGGCGGctgccggggccgccgccgccccggtgCGGCTCGTCTGGGGCGACCCGTCAG AGCGGCCGCTGGCCTCGCCGAGCGCCCCGTGGCTGCCCGCGCTGGAGCTGGACAGCGGCACCGTGCTCTTCTCCCCCAACGCCATCTGCCA GTTCTTCTTCCTGGCGCGGGGGGAGGAGCCCACCGACCTCACCAACCAGTGGCTGGAGTGGGAGGCCACGGAGCTGCAG CCGGCCGCCTCGGCCGCCCTGTATGCTCAGCTGGTGCACGGCCAGAAGGGGCTGGAGGCGCTGGAGCCgctggggcagctgctggagcacatAGAGCAGGACCTGAGCAGCAGAGGCACTGCCTACCTCGCCGGG GACACCCAGTCGGTGGCTGACGTGGTCGTGTGGGGTGCCCTGTTCCCCGTCCTTCAGGACGAGACCGGCCTGCCAA GCGAGCTGCCGGCACTGAGGACGTGGTTCCAGAACATGACGCTTTCGGAGGCCTGCAGGAAAGCTGCCGGCTCGGTTTTGATGCCCGAAGCGCTGCTGGAGTTCAAGTCTTACCTGCAGAAGCATCCCCCGCCCTGCCTGGCCACGGGGAGAGCCACCAGCAACGCGCCCGAGGCGCAGCCTGGCGCGGGGACGGGCCACCGTGGGGCTGGTGGCCACGGGCACGCAGACCCTCACTGGGACCAGCCCTCCCCGCAGGGAGATGGTCCTGAGCGTGCGCTGTCGGAGGAGGAAATCGCAGCTGCTGTGGCCGCGTGGGCCCGTGGTGCTGCGGCGCTGCCCGGGCCCTGGAAGCCGCAGCAACCTGT GCTGCCTGTGCACGGCAGGAGGAACGTGCTCATCACCAGCGCTCTGCCCTACGTGAACAACGTGCCCCACCTCGGCAACATCATCGGCTGCGTGCTCAGTGCCGACACCTTTGCCAG GTACTGCCGCCTGCGGAACTGGAACACGCTGTACGTGTGCGGCACGGACGAGTACGGCACGGCCACCGAGACCAAGGCGATGGAGGAGGGTCTGACGCCCCAGGAGATCTGCGACAAGTACAACGCCATCCACGCCGACATCTACCGCTGGTTCGACATCTCCTTCGATTACTTCGGCCGCACCACCACACCGCACCAGACCAG GATTGCCCAGGACATCTTCCAGCGCCTGCTGGCCCGCGGTTTCCTACTGCAAGACACAGTGGAGCAGCTGCGATGCGAAGGATGCCAGCGGTTCCTGGCCGACCGCTTCGTAGAGGGCACCTGTCCCTTCTGCAATTACGAGGAAGCCCGGGGGGACCAATGTGATAAGTGTGGCAAACTCATAAATGCTGTGGAGCTGAAG AATCCACAGTGCAAGCTCTGCGGGGGCGTCCCTGTGGTGAAGACCACCCAGCACCTCTTCCTGGACCTGCCCAAG ctgcaggagcgCCTGGAGCCCTGGCTGGAGCAGTCCTTGGCCACCGGGGACTGGACGGCCAACGCGCGCTACATCACTCGCTCCTGGATTCGGGACGGGCTCAAGCCGCGCTGCATCACCCGTGACCTCAAGTGGGGCACACCGGTGCCTCTCGATGGCTTCCAGGACAAG GTTTTTTACGTGTGGTTTGATGCTCCCATTGGCTACTTGTCCATCACAGCCAACTACACGGAGCAGTGGGAGAGGTGGTGGAAGAACCCacagcag GTTGAGCTCTACAATTTCATGGCCAAGGACAACGTCCCGTTCCACAGCGTCATATTCCCCTGCTCGCTCCTGGGTGCTGACGACAACTACACCCTGGTGAACCACCTCATCGCCACAG AGTACCTGAACTACGAGGACGGGAAATTCTCCAAGAGCCGCGGTGTGGGAGTGTTTGGGGACATGGCCAAGGACACCGGCATCCCCGCGGACATCTGGCGCTTCTACCTGCTGTCCGTGCGGCCCGAGGGGCAGGACAGCGCCTTCTCCTGGGGCGACCTCATGCTCAAGAACAACTCGGAGCTGCTCAACAACCTGGGCAACTTCATCAACAG AGCCGGCATGTTTGTGTGCAAGTTCTTCGGTGGCGTCGTCCCCGACATGGTCCTGACGCCGGATGACGAGCGGCTCTTGGCCCGTGTCACCCTGGAGCTGCGCCAGTACcaccagctgctggagagggtccg caTCCGCGACGCCCTGAGATGTATCCTCAGCATCTCCCGCCACGGCAACCAGTACATCCAGGTGAACGAGCCCTGGAAGCGCATCAAGGGTGACGAGAAGGACAG GCAGCGTGCTGGTACCGTGACCGGTGTGGCAGTGAACGTGGCTTCCGCGCTGGCCGTCATGTTACAGCCCTACATGCCCAGCGTCAGCGTGGCCATCCAGGGGCAGCTCCGCATCCCGCCCGAGCGCTTCATCCTGAGCCGCGACTTCACCTGCACCCTGCCCGCCGGCCACCGCGTGGGCacg GTAAGCCCACTGTTCCAGAAGCTGGAGAACGACCAGGTTGAAGCCCTGCGCAAGCGCTTTGGGGGAGGCCAG CCTGAAGATCTTGCTGTAAAGCCCCAG GCCAAACAGACACATCCAGCCCCAGCGGCCCTGGTGGCTCCAGGCGACCCGCAGCTGATCCAGGAGCTGACGGAGAAGGTGGCCGAGCAG GGCAACTACGTTCGGCAGCTGAAGGCCAACAAGGCAGAGAAGGCAGAGGTTGACACGGAGGTGGCCAAGCTACTGGAGCTGAAGAAGCAGCTGTTACAAGCTGAGGGCAAGAGCCCTGAAGTCCCTGTTCCCAAAGGGAAGCGGAAGAAGTAG
- the MARS1 gene encoding methionine--tRNA ligase, cytoplasmic isoform X2 → MRLRVAPGGPAALKVLAAAGAAAAPVRLVWGDPSERPLASPSAPWLPALELDSGTVLFSPNAICQFFFLARGEEPTDLTNQWLEWEATELQPAASAALYAQLVHGQKGLEALEPLGQLLEHIEQDLSSRGTAYLAGDTQSVADVVVWGALFPVLQDETGLPSELPALRTWFQNMTLSEACRKAAGSVLMPEALLEFKSYLQKHPPPCLATGRATSNAPEAQPGAGTGHRGAGGHGHADPHWDQPSPQGDGPERALSEEEIAAAVAAWARGAAALPGPWKPQQPVLPVHGRRNVLITSALPYVNNVPHLGNIIGCVLSADTFARYCRLRNWNTLYVCGTDEYGTATETKAMEEGLTPQEICDKYNAIHADIYRWFDISFDYFGRTTTPHQTRIAQDIFQRLLARGFLLQDTVEQLRCEGCQRFLADRFVEGTCPFCNYEEARGDQCDKCGKLINAVELKNPQCKLCGGVPVVKTTQHLFLDLPKLQERLEPWLEQSLATGDWTANARYITRSWIRDGLKPRCITRDLKWGTPVPLDGFQDKVFYVWFDAPIGYLSITANYTEQWERWWKNPQQVELYNFMAKDNVPFHSVIFPCSLLGADDNYTLVNHLIATEYLNYEDGKFSKSRGVGVFGDMAKDTGIPADIWRFYLLSVRPEGQDSAFSWGDLMLKNNSELLNNLGNFINRAGMFVCKFFGGVVPDMVLTPDDERLLARVTLELRQYHQLLERVRIRDALRCILSISRHGNQYIQVNEPWKRIKGDEKDRQRAGTVTGVAVNVASALAVMLQPYMPSVSVAIQGQLRIPPERFILSRDFTCTLPAGHRVGTVSPLFQKLENDQVEALRKRFGGGQAKQTHPAPAALVAPGDPQLIQELTEKVAEQGNYVRQLKANKAEKAEVDTEVAKLLELKKQLLQAEGKSPEVPVPKGKRKK, encoded by the exons ATGCGGCTGCGGGTGGCGCCGGGCGGCCCGGCCGCGCTGAAGGTGCTGGCGGctgccggggccgccgccgccccggtgCGGCTCGTCTGGGGCGACCCGTCAG AGCGGCCGCTGGCCTCGCCGAGCGCCCCGTGGCTGCCCGCGCTGGAGCTGGACAGCGGCACCGTGCTCTTCTCCCCCAACGCCATCTGCCA GTTCTTCTTCCTGGCGCGGGGGGAGGAGCCCACCGACCTCACCAACCAGTGGCTGGAGTGGGAGGCCACGGAGCTGCAG CCGGCCGCCTCGGCCGCCCTGTATGCTCAGCTGGTGCACGGCCAGAAGGGGCTGGAGGCGCTGGAGCCgctggggcagctgctggagcacatAGAGCAGGACCTGAGCAGCAGAGGCACTGCCTACCTCGCCGGG GACACCCAGTCGGTGGCTGACGTGGTCGTGTGGGGTGCCCTGTTCCCCGTCCTTCAGGACGAGACCGGCCTGCCAA GCGAGCTGCCGGCACTGAGGACGTGGTTCCAGAACATGACGCTTTCGGAGGCCTGCAGGAAAGCTGCCGGCTCGGTTTTGATGCCCGAAGCGCTGCTGGAGTTCAAGTCTTACCTGCAGAAGCATCCCCCGCCCTGCCTGGCCACGGGGAGAGCCACCAGCAACGCGCCCGAGGCGCAGCCTGGCGCGGGGACGGGCCACCGTGGGGCTGGTGGCCACGGGCACGCAGACCCTCACTGGGACCAGCCCTCCCCGCAGGGAGATGGTCCTGAGCGTGCGCTGTCGGAGGAGGAAATCGCAGCTGCTGTGGCCGCGTGGGCCCGTGGTGCTGCGGCGCTGCCCGGGCCCTGGAAGCCGCAGCAACCTGT GCTGCCTGTGCACGGCAGGAGGAACGTGCTCATCACCAGCGCTCTGCCCTACGTGAACAACGTGCCCCACCTCGGCAACATCATCGGCTGCGTGCTCAGTGCCGACACCTTTGCCAG GTACTGCCGCCTGCGGAACTGGAACACGCTGTACGTGTGCGGCACGGACGAGTACGGCACGGCCACCGAGACCAAGGCGATGGAGGAGGGTCTGACGCCCCAGGAGATCTGCGACAAGTACAACGCCATCCACGCCGACATCTACCGCTGGTTCGACATCTCCTTCGATTACTTCGGCCGCACCACCACACCGCACCAGACCAG GATTGCCCAGGACATCTTCCAGCGCCTGCTGGCCCGCGGTTTCCTACTGCAAGACACAGTGGAGCAGCTGCGATGCGAAGGATGCCAGCGGTTCCTGGCCGACCGCTTCGTAGAGGGCACCTGTCCCTTCTGCAATTACGAGGAAGCCCGGGGGGACCAATGTGATAAGTGTGGCAAACTCATAAATGCTGTGGAGCTGAAG AATCCACAGTGCAAGCTCTGCGGGGGCGTCCCTGTGGTGAAGACCACCCAGCACCTCTTCCTGGACCTGCCCAAG ctgcaggagcgCCTGGAGCCCTGGCTGGAGCAGTCCTTGGCCACCGGGGACTGGACGGCCAACGCGCGCTACATCACTCGCTCCTGGATTCGGGACGGGCTCAAGCCGCGCTGCATCACCCGTGACCTCAAGTGGGGCACACCGGTGCCTCTCGATGGCTTCCAGGACAAG GTTTTTTACGTGTGGTTTGATGCTCCCATTGGCTACTTGTCCATCACAGCCAACTACACGGAGCAGTGGGAGAGGTGGTGGAAGAACCCacagcag GTTGAGCTCTACAATTTCATGGCCAAGGACAACGTCCCGTTCCACAGCGTCATATTCCCCTGCTCGCTCCTGGGTGCTGACGACAACTACACCCTGGTGAACCACCTCATCGCCACAG AGTACCTGAACTACGAGGACGGGAAATTCTCCAAGAGCCGCGGTGTGGGAGTGTTTGGGGACATGGCCAAGGACACCGGCATCCCCGCGGACATCTGGCGCTTCTACCTGCTGTCCGTGCGGCCCGAGGGGCAGGACAGCGCCTTCTCCTGGGGCGACCTCATGCTCAAGAACAACTCGGAGCTGCTCAACAACCTGGGCAACTTCATCAACAG AGCCGGCATGTTTGTGTGCAAGTTCTTCGGTGGCGTCGTCCCCGACATGGTCCTGACGCCGGATGACGAGCGGCTCTTGGCCCGTGTCACCCTGGAGCTGCGCCAGTACcaccagctgctggagagggtccg caTCCGCGACGCCCTGAGATGTATCCTCAGCATCTCCCGCCACGGCAACCAGTACATCCAGGTGAACGAGCCCTGGAAGCGCATCAAGGGTGACGAGAAGGACAG GCAGCGTGCTGGTACCGTGACCGGTGTGGCAGTGAACGTGGCTTCCGCGCTGGCCGTCATGTTACAGCCCTACATGCCCAGCGTCAGCGTGGCCATCCAGGGGCAGCTCCGCATCCCGCCCGAGCGCTTCATCCTGAGCCGCGACTTCACCTGCACCCTGCCCGCCGGCCACCGCGTGGGCacg GTAAGCCCACTGTTCCAGAAGCTGGAGAACGACCAGGTTGAAGCCCTGCGCAAGCGCTTTGGGGGAGGCCAG GCCAAACAGACACATCCAGCCCCAGCGGCCCTGGTGGCTCCAGGCGACCCGCAGCTGATCCAGGAGCTGACGGAGAAGGTGGCCGAGCAG GGCAACTACGTTCGGCAGCTGAAGGCCAACAAGGCAGAGAAGGCAGAGGTTGACACGGAGGTGGCCAAGCTACTGGAGCTGAAGAAGCAGCTGTTACAAGCTGAGGGCAAGAGCCCTGAAGTCCCTGTTCCCAAAGGGAAGCGGAAGAAGTAG
- the MARS1 gene encoding methionine--tRNA ligase, cytoplasmic isoform X5: protein MRLRVAPGGPAALKVLAAAGAAAAPVRLVWGDPSERPLASPSAPWLPALELDSGTVLFSPNAICQFFFLARGEEPTDLTNQWLEWEATELQKGLEALEPLGQLLEHIEQDLSSRGTAYLAGDTQSVADVVVWGALFPVLQDETGLPSELPALRTWFQNMTLSEACRKAAGSVLMPEALLEFKSYLQKHPPPCLATGRATSNAPEAQPGAGTGHRGAGGHGHADPHWDQPSPQGDGPERALSEEEIAAAVAAWARGAAALPGPWKPQQPVLPVHGRRNVLITSALPYVNNVPHLGNIIGCVLSADTFARYCRLRNWNTLYVCGTDEYGTATETKAMEEGLTPQEICDKYNAIHADIYRWFDISFDYFGRTTTPHQTRIAQDIFQRLLARGFLLQDTVEQLRCEGCQRFLADRFVEGTCPFCNYEEARGDQCDKCGKLINAVELKNPQCKLCGGVPVVKTTQHLFLDLPKLQERLEPWLEQSLATGDWTANARYITRSWIRDGLKPRCITRDLKWGTPVPLDGFQDKVFYVWFDAPIGYLSITANYTEQWERWWKNPQQVELYNFMAKDNVPFHSVIFPCSLLGADDNYTLVNHLIATEYLNYEDGKFSKSRGVGVFGDMAKDTGIPADIWRFYLLSVRPEGQDSAFSWGDLMLKNNSELLNNLGNFINRAGMFVCKFFGGVVPDMVLTPDDERLLARVTLELRQYHQLLERVRIRDALRCILSISRHGNQYIQVNEPWKRIKGDEKDRQRAGTVTGVAVNVASALAVMLQPYMPSVSVAIQGQLRIPPERFILSRDFTCTLPAGHRVGTVSPLFQKLENDQVEALRKRFGGGQAKQTHPAPAALVAPGDPQLIQELTEKVAEQGNYVRQLKANKAEKAEVDTEVAKLLELKKQLLQAEGKSPEVPVPKGKRKK from the exons ATGCGGCTGCGGGTGGCGCCGGGCGGCCCGGCCGCGCTGAAGGTGCTGGCGGctgccggggccgccgccgccccggtgCGGCTCGTCTGGGGCGACCCGTCAG AGCGGCCGCTGGCCTCGCCGAGCGCCCCGTGGCTGCCCGCGCTGGAGCTGGACAGCGGCACCGTGCTCTTCTCCCCCAACGCCATCTGCCA GTTCTTCTTCCTGGCGCGGGGGGAGGAGCCCACCGACCTCACCAACCAGTGGCTGGAGTGGGAGGCCACGGAGCTGCAG AAGGGGCTGGAGGCGCTGGAGCCgctggggcagctgctggagcacatAGAGCAGGACCTGAGCAGCAGAGGCACTGCCTACCTCGCCGGG GACACCCAGTCGGTGGCTGACGTGGTCGTGTGGGGTGCCCTGTTCCCCGTCCTTCAGGACGAGACCGGCCTGCCAA GCGAGCTGCCGGCACTGAGGACGTGGTTCCAGAACATGACGCTTTCGGAGGCCTGCAGGAAAGCTGCCGGCTCGGTTTTGATGCCCGAAGCGCTGCTGGAGTTCAAGTCTTACCTGCAGAAGCATCCCCCGCCCTGCCTGGCCACGGGGAGAGCCACCAGCAACGCGCCCGAGGCGCAGCCTGGCGCGGGGACGGGCCACCGTGGGGCTGGTGGCCACGGGCACGCAGACCCTCACTGGGACCAGCCCTCCCCGCAGGGAGATGGTCCTGAGCGTGCGCTGTCGGAGGAGGAAATCGCAGCTGCTGTGGCCGCGTGGGCCCGTGGTGCTGCGGCGCTGCCCGGGCCCTGGAAGCCGCAGCAACCTGT GCTGCCTGTGCACGGCAGGAGGAACGTGCTCATCACCAGCGCTCTGCCCTACGTGAACAACGTGCCCCACCTCGGCAACATCATCGGCTGCGTGCTCAGTGCCGACACCTTTGCCAG GTACTGCCGCCTGCGGAACTGGAACACGCTGTACGTGTGCGGCACGGACGAGTACGGCACGGCCACCGAGACCAAGGCGATGGAGGAGGGTCTGACGCCCCAGGAGATCTGCGACAAGTACAACGCCATCCACGCCGACATCTACCGCTGGTTCGACATCTCCTTCGATTACTTCGGCCGCACCACCACACCGCACCAGACCAG GATTGCCCAGGACATCTTCCAGCGCCTGCTGGCCCGCGGTTTCCTACTGCAAGACACAGTGGAGCAGCTGCGATGCGAAGGATGCCAGCGGTTCCTGGCCGACCGCTTCGTAGAGGGCACCTGTCCCTTCTGCAATTACGAGGAAGCCCGGGGGGACCAATGTGATAAGTGTGGCAAACTCATAAATGCTGTGGAGCTGAAG AATCCACAGTGCAAGCTCTGCGGGGGCGTCCCTGTGGTGAAGACCACCCAGCACCTCTTCCTGGACCTGCCCAAG ctgcaggagcgCCTGGAGCCCTGGCTGGAGCAGTCCTTGGCCACCGGGGACTGGACGGCCAACGCGCGCTACATCACTCGCTCCTGGATTCGGGACGGGCTCAAGCCGCGCTGCATCACCCGTGACCTCAAGTGGGGCACACCGGTGCCTCTCGATGGCTTCCAGGACAAG GTTTTTTACGTGTGGTTTGATGCTCCCATTGGCTACTTGTCCATCACAGCCAACTACACGGAGCAGTGGGAGAGGTGGTGGAAGAACCCacagcag GTTGAGCTCTACAATTTCATGGCCAAGGACAACGTCCCGTTCCACAGCGTCATATTCCCCTGCTCGCTCCTGGGTGCTGACGACAACTACACCCTGGTGAACCACCTCATCGCCACAG AGTACCTGAACTACGAGGACGGGAAATTCTCCAAGAGCCGCGGTGTGGGAGTGTTTGGGGACATGGCCAAGGACACCGGCATCCCCGCGGACATCTGGCGCTTCTACCTGCTGTCCGTGCGGCCCGAGGGGCAGGACAGCGCCTTCTCCTGGGGCGACCTCATGCTCAAGAACAACTCGGAGCTGCTCAACAACCTGGGCAACTTCATCAACAG AGCCGGCATGTTTGTGTGCAAGTTCTTCGGTGGCGTCGTCCCCGACATGGTCCTGACGCCGGATGACGAGCGGCTCTTGGCCCGTGTCACCCTGGAGCTGCGCCAGTACcaccagctgctggagagggtccg caTCCGCGACGCCCTGAGATGTATCCTCAGCATCTCCCGCCACGGCAACCAGTACATCCAGGTGAACGAGCCCTGGAAGCGCATCAAGGGTGACGAGAAGGACAG GCAGCGTGCTGGTACCGTGACCGGTGTGGCAGTGAACGTGGCTTCCGCGCTGGCCGTCATGTTACAGCCCTACATGCCCAGCGTCAGCGTGGCCATCCAGGGGCAGCTCCGCATCCCGCCCGAGCGCTTCATCCTGAGCCGCGACTTCACCTGCACCCTGCCCGCCGGCCACCGCGTGGGCacg GTAAGCCCACTGTTCCAGAAGCTGGAGAACGACCAGGTTGAAGCCCTGCGCAAGCGCTTTGGGGGAGGCCAG GCCAAACAGACACATCCAGCCCCAGCGGCCCTGGTGGCTCCAGGCGACCCGCAGCTGATCCAGGAGCTGACGGAGAAGGTGGCCGAGCAG GGCAACTACGTTCGGCAGCTGAAGGCCAACAAGGCAGAGAAGGCAGAGGTTGACACGGAGGTGGCCAAGCTACTGGAGCTGAAGAAGCAGCTGTTACAAGCTGAGGGCAAGAGCCCTGAAGTCCCTGTTCCCAAAGGGAAGCGGAAGAAGTAG